From a single Mycolicibacterium mengxianglii genomic region:
- the hutU gene encoding urocanate hydratase: MTEQISGPRPVRAPRGTTLSCKGWQQEAVLRMLSNNLDPEVAEHPDKLVVYGGTGRAARSWEAFDAIVASLRDLEDDETLLVQSGKPVGILRTSEWSPRVLIANSNLVGDWANWEYFRELEAAGLIMYGQMTAGSWIYIGTQGILQGTYETFGAVAKKRFGGTLAGTITLTAGVGGMGGAQPLAVTMNEGVAICVDCDETRIDRRIAHRYLDTKAADLDDALRQAIEARDAKRPLSIGLVGNAAEVFPELLARQAPIDIVTDQTSAHDPLSYLPIGIDLEDMAKMADKDPGYFTEQAQASMARQVEAMVGFKDRGAEVFDYGNSIRDEARKAGYDRAFDFPGFVPAYIRPQFEEGLGPFRWVALSGDPKDIEATDRAILELFPDNEHLRRWITMAGEKVAFEGLPARICWLGYGERHKAGLKFNEMVASGELSAPIVIGRDHLDSGSVASPYRETEAMADGSDAIADWPLLNALVNTASGASWVSIHHGGGVGIGRSIHAGQVCVADGTELAARKLERVLTNDPAMGVIRHVDAGYEHAAEVAVERGVRIPMQDTK; the protein is encoded by the coding sequence ATGACCGAGCAGATCTCAGGCCCGCGCCCCGTGCGCGCCCCCCGCGGAACCACGTTGTCCTGCAAGGGCTGGCAGCAGGAAGCCGTGCTGCGGATGCTGTCCAACAACCTCGACCCCGAGGTTGCCGAACACCCCGACAAACTCGTCGTCTACGGCGGCACCGGCCGGGCCGCGCGCAGCTGGGAGGCCTTCGACGCGATCGTGGCCAGCCTGCGCGACCTCGAGGACGACGAGACCCTGCTGGTGCAGTCGGGCAAACCGGTCGGCATCCTGCGGACCAGCGAGTGGTCCCCGCGGGTACTCATCGCCAACTCCAATCTTGTTGGTGATTGGGCGAACTGGGAGTACTTCCGCGAACTCGAGGCCGCCGGGTTGATCATGTACGGCCAGATGACGGCCGGGTCGTGGATCTACATCGGCACCCAGGGAATCCTGCAGGGCACGTACGAGACCTTCGGCGCAGTGGCCAAGAAACGCTTCGGCGGCACGCTGGCCGGCACCATCACCCTGACCGCCGGCGTCGGCGGCATGGGCGGCGCCCAGCCGCTGGCGGTCACCATGAACGAGGGGGTGGCCATCTGCGTGGACTGCGACGAGACCCGCATCGACCGCCGCATCGCCCACCGCTACCTCGACACCAAAGCCGCTGACCTCGACGACGCCCTGCGCCAGGCCATCGAGGCCCGCGACGCCAAGCGACCACTGTCGATCGGACTCGTCGGCAACGCCGCCGAGGTGTTCCCCGAACTTCTGGCCCGGCAGGCGCCCATCGACATCGTCACCGACCAGACCTCGGCCCACGATCCGCTGTCCTATCTGCCCATCGGCATCGACCTCGAGGACATGGCCAAGATGGCCGACAAGGATCCGGGCTACTTCACCGAACAGGCCCAGGCTTCGATGGCCCGCCAGGTCGAGGCGATGGTCGGGTTCAAGGACCGCGGTGCCGAGGTGTTCGACTACGGCAACTCCATCCGCGACGAGGCCCGAAAAGCCGGTTACGACCGCGCGTTCGACTTCCCCGGATTCGTGCCCGCCTACATCCGGCCGCAGTTCGAAGAGGGCCTCGGCCCGTTCCGGTGGGTGGCGCTCTCGGGTGACCCCAAGGACATCGAGGCCACCGACCGCGCCATCTTGGAACTGTTCCCCGACAACGAGCACCTGCGACGCTGGATCACCATGGCCGGCGAAAAGGTGGCCTTCGAAGGCTTGCCGGCCCGCATCTGCTGGCTGGGCTACGGCGAGCGGCACAAGGCCGGCCTGAAGTTCAACGAGATGGTGGCCAGCGGCGAGCTCTCCGCGCCCATCGTCATCGGCCGCGACCACCTGGATTCCGGGTCGGTGGCCTCCCCGTACCGCGAGACCGAGGCCATGGCCGACGGCTCCGACGCAATCGCCGACTGGCCGCTGCTCAACGCGCTGGTCAACACCGCCTCCGGCGCCTCCTGGGTATCCATCCACCACGGCGGCGGCGTCGGGATCGGGCGCTCCATTCACGCCGGGCAGGTCTGCGTCGCCGACGGCACCGAGCTGGCCGCACGCAAGCTGGAGCGCGTCCTGACCAACGATCCGGCCATGGGCGTCATCCGTCACGTCGACGCCGGTTATGAGCACGCCGCCGAGGTCGCCGTCGAGCGCGGAGTACGTATCCCCATGCAGGACACCAAGTGA
- a CDS encoding allantoate amidohydrolase, with product MSKFDSLWESILDVGRDPTSGGYRRFAWSTADLTLREWFTGEARQRGMSVDEDRNGNLWAWWLPPGHTGDPRDAFVTGSHLDSVPDGGAFDGPLGIITAFAAIDQLQGRGVTPQRPVAVAAFSDEEGARFGVACVGSQLSAGAVTAERALGLRDADGTTLAEAMAAAGRDPKHVGADPTLTKRVGVYVELHVEQGRALDLVDKPLAVASAIWPHGRWRFSFCGEANHAGATRLVDRRDPMLTFATSVHDARTRAAAHQAVATFGKVRVTPNGANAIPSEVLAWLDARAADEDTLRALVEDITADAARNAGADSTSVHIDVESVSPAVHFPGEPRERIQRILTPRFGELPVLPTAAGHDAGVLSAVLPTAMLFVRNPTGVSHSPDEYAEISDCRTGADALADVMADWISQ from the coding sequence GTGAGCAAGTTCGACTCGTTGTGGGAGTCCATCCTCGACGTCGGCCGGGATCCCACCAGCGGTGGGTATCGTCGATTCGCTTGGAGCACAGCAGATCTGACGTTGCGAGAATGGTTCACCGGCGAAGCCCGACAGCGCGGCATGAGCGTCGACGAGGACCGCAACGGCAACCTCTGGGCCTGGTGGCTGCCACCCGGCCACACCGGCGACCCTCGGGACGCCTTCGTCACCGGCTCGCACCTGGACTCGGTTCCCGACGGCGGCGCCTTCGACGGCCCGCTGGGGATCATCACCGCCTTCGCCGCCATCGACCAGTTGCAGGGCCGGGGCGTGACGCCGCAGCGCCCCGTGGCCGTGGCCGCGTTCTCCGACGAGGAGGGGGCCCGCTTCGGCGTCGCCTGTGTCGGATCGCAGCTCTCGGCCGGGGCCGTCACCGCCGAACGCGCCCTCGGGTTGCGTGACGCCGATGGCACCACCCTGGCCGAGGCGATGGCCGCCGCAGGCCGCGACCCCAAGCACGTCGGCGCGGATCCGACGCTGACCAAGCGGGTGGGGGTCTACGTCGAACTGCATGTGGAACAGGGCCGCGCGTTGGATCTGGTGGACAAACCGCTCGCGGTGGCCTCGGCGATCTGGCCGCACGGCCGCTGGCGGTTCTCATTCTGCGGGGAGGCCAACCATGCCGGGGCCACCCGGCTGGTCGACCGCCGCGATCCGATGCTCACCTTCGCCACCTCGGTGCACGACGCCCGCACCCGCGCGGCCGCCCATCAGGCCGTCGCCACGTTCGGCAAGGTTCGGGTAACCCCCAACGGCGCCAACGCGATTCCCTCCGAAGTACTGGCGTGGCTCGATGCCCGCGCCGCCGACGAGGACACCCTGCGCGCCCTCGTCGAGGACATCACCGCCGACGCCGCCCGCAATGCCGGAGCCGACAGCACCTCGGTACACATCGACGTCGAGTCCGTATCGCCGGCCGTGCACTTCCCGGGAGAACCGCGCGAGCGCATTCAGCGCATCCTGACACCCCGGTTCGGCGAGCTGCCGGTGCTGCCCACCGCGGCCGGCCACGACGCGGGCGTGCTGTCGGCGGTGCTGCCGACGGCGATGTTGTTTGTGCGCAACCCCACCGGCGTCTCTCATTCGCCGGACGAATACGCCGAGATCAGCGATTGCCGTACCGGCGCCGACGCGCTCGCCGACGTGATGGCCGACTGGATTTCGCAGTGA
- the hutI gene encoding imidazolonepropionase, with the protein MTLLYDNIGELVTNDPTQGDHSPLGILTRAALLVDEGRIAWVGAGIDAPAADERVDCEQRAVIPGFVDSHAHLVFAGDRAAEFAARMAGQPYDGGGIATTVTATRSATDDALAANVTRLSRELRAAGVTTFETKSGYGLTVDDEARSLRVARSFTTETTFLGAHVVPAEYAARRDEYVELVRTTMLDACAPHARWIDVFCDRGAFDVDEARAILTAGIARGLHPRMHASQLGRGDGIKLAVELDAASVDHCTYATDDDIDALSGSSTVATLLPGAEFSTRAHWPDGRRFLDAGATVALATDCNPGSSYTTSMPLCIALAVRDMHLTPAEALWAATAGGAAALRRNDIGALTPGSRADFVQLQAPTYLHLAYRPGVNIIADSVVAGQGRPSGR; encoded by the coding sequence ATGACCCTGCTCTACGACAACATCGGCGAACTGGTCACCAACGACCCCACCCAAGGTGACCACAGTCCACTCGGAATTCTCACCCGCGCTGCGCTTCTCGTCGACGAGGGCAGGATCGCGTGGGTCGGGGCAGGCATTGACGCCCCGGCCGCCGATGAACGCGTCGACTGCGAACAGCGCGCAGTGATCCCCGGCTTCGTCGACAGCCACGCCCACCTTGTCTTCGCCGGCGATCGCGCCGCCGAGTTCGCCGCCCGCATGGCGGGACAACCCTACGACGGCGGTGGCATCGCGACCACCGTCACCGCCACCCGCAGTGCCACCGACGATGCCCTGGCCGCCAACGTCACCCGGCTCAGCCGAGAATTGCGCGCCGCCGGTGTCACCACGTTCGAGACCAAGAGTGGCTACGGCCTCACGGTCGACGACGAAGCGCGGAGTCTGCGGGTGGCCCGCAGCTTCACCACCGAGACCACCTTCCTCGGCGCGCACGTCGTACCTGCTGAATATGCCGCGCGCCGTGACGAATACGTGGAGTTGGTGCGTACGACCATGCTCGACGCATGCGCCCCACATGCCCGCTGGATCGACGTCTTCTGCGACCGCGGCGCCTTCGATGTGGATGAAGCACGCGCGATCCTCACCGCGGGGATCGCCCGGGGGTTGCACCCCCGGATGCACGCCAGCCAGCTCGGCCGAGGCGACGGAATCAAGCTGGCCGTAGAGCTGGATGCCGCCTCGGTGGACCACTGCACCTACGCCACCGATGACGATATCGACGCCCTCTCCGGCTCCTCGACGGTCGCCACCCTGCTGCCGGGTGCGGAATTCAGCACGCGCGCACATTGGCCCGACGGGCGCCGCTTCCTCGACGCCGGAGCCACCGTCGCGCTCGCGACGGACTGCAACCCCGGCAGTTCCTACACCACCAGCATGCCGCTGTGCATCGCCCTGGCGGTTCGCGATATGCACCTCACCCCCGCCGAGGCGTTGTGGGCAGCCACCGCCGGTGGCGCGGCTGCCTTGCGCCGCAACGACATCGGCGCACTGACACCCGGTAGCCGCGCCGACTTCGTACAGTTACAGGCACCTACCTATCTGCACCTGGCCTACCGGCCGGGGGTCAACATCATCGCCGACAGCGTGGTGGCGGGCCAAGGCCGGCCTTCGGGTCGGTAG
- a CDS encoding formimidoylglutamate deiminase, with translation MTAQPNRYWCEHAWLGGDTVADAVTIEVADGYITAVTPDTDRREGDLTLAGLVLPGLANAHSHAFHRALRSRTQRDRGTFWTWRTVMYQAAGRLTPEAYYRLARGVYGEMVLAGITSVGEFHYLHHDHGGTPYADPNVMGHTLIAAARDAGLRITLLDTCYLSSAVDGSPLADGPQQRFGDGTGVQWAERVESLHQHYRDATDVVVGAALHSVRGVPVEHMGAVVDWAAGHDAPLHVHSSEQTGEIDQCLAVHGCTPTALLRDHGALGPRTTAVHATHLTDADIADLDTTVTGVCFCPTTERDLGDGIGPATALMRAAGLFSLGSDSHAVVDMFEEARGVELDERLARRERGLFSASDLLTAATASGHQTLGFHDAGRLRVGQRADLVAVDLESTRTAGSPPAAETAVFAATSADVTDVVIAGRAVVSDRRHATIEHPARELAHSITTLLDDEHTRSAP, from the coding sequence GTGACCGCACAGCCGAACCGTTATTGGTGTGAGCACGCCTGGCTCGGTGGCGACACCGTTGCCGATGCGGTCACCATCGAGGTGGCCGACGGTTACATCACCGCGGTCACCCCCGACACCGACCGCCGCGAGGGTGACCTCACGCTGGCCGGCCTGGTGCTGCCCGGGCTGGCGAATGCGCATTCCCACGCCTTCCACCGGGCGCTGCGCTCGCGTACCCAGCGTGATCGCGGCACGTTCTGGACATGGCGCACGGTGATGTATCAGGCGGCGGGCCGGCTGACACCTGAGGCCTACTACCGCCTCGCCCGCGGTGTGTACGGCGAAATGGTTCTGGCCGGTATCACCTCGGTCGGCGAGTTCCACTACCTGCATCACGACCACGGCGGCACCCCGTACGCCGACCCGAATGTCATGGGCCACACGCTGATCGCCGCCGCCCGTGATGCCGGGCTCCGCATCACCCTGCTCGATACCTGCTACCTCAGTTCGGCTGTCGACGGCTCACCCTTGGCCGACGGCCCGCAGCAACGGTTCGGTGACGGCACCGGGGTGCAGTGGGCCGAGCGGGTCGAAAGCCTGCACCAGCACTACCGCGATGCCACCGATGTCGTCGTCGGCGCTGCTTTGCACTCGGTGCGCGGGGTGCCAGTCGAGCACATGGGCGCCGTCGTCGACTGGGCTGCCGGCCACGACGCGCCGCTGCATGTGCACTCCTCGGAGCAGACCGGCGAGATCGACCAATGCCTGGCTGTGCACGGCTGCACCCCCACCGCGCTGCTGCGTGACCACGGAGCACTGGGGCCGCGCACCACCGCGGTGCACGCCACCCACCTCACCGACGCCGACATCGCCGATCTGGACACCACCGTCACCGGCGTCTGCTTCTGCCCCACCACCGAACGCGACCTCGGCGACGGCATCGGGCCGGCCACCGCGCTGATGCGGGCCGCGGGACTGTTCAGCCTCGGCTCCGACAGCCACGCCGTGGTGGACATGTTCGAAGAAGCCCGCGGCGTGGAACTCGACGAACGCCTGGCGCGCCGTGAACGGGGCTTGTTCAGTGCCTCCGACCTACTGACCGCGGCCACGGCCAGCGGGCATCAGACCCTCGGATTCCACGACGCCGGCCGGCTGCGTGTCGGCCAGCGCGCCGACCTCGTCGCCGTCGACCTGGAATCCACCCGCACCGCCGGCAGCCCACCCGCTGCCGAAACCGCGGTATTCGCCGCCACTTCCGCCGATGTCACCGACGTCGTCATCGCCGGTCGTGCGGTGGTCAGCGACCGCCGACACGCCACCATCGAACACCCCGCGCGCGAACTCGCCCACAGCATCACCACCCTGCTCGACGACGAACACACCCGGAGCGCCCCATGA